One genomic segment of Brassica napus cultivar Da-Ae chromosome A3, Da-Ae, whole genome shotgun sequence includes these proteins:
- the LOC106399781 gene encoding uncharacterized protein LOC106399781: protein MALPLNRVRSSSIFTFTVSFVFIFAGKSFSQGIRPSDHGLQYQFSSPPTESHSPPGIVMSFFGDSHSPPPQLLPKASEADGDDDSWWRDGAANRRDHVMRHVFLAASIICGVSGVALLVVFTLVYFFRYRKKNPSNLPCNDLK, encoded by the coding sequence ATGGCTCTTCCCTTAAACCGCGTTAGATCGTCGTCTATCTTCACGTTCACTGTTTCATTCGTCTTCATCTTCGCCGGAAAATCATTCTCCCAAGGCATACGACCTTCCGATCATGGCCTACAGTACCAGTTCAGCTCACCACCGACTGAATCTCACTCACCTCCCGGTATAGTGATGTCCTTCTTCGGAGATTCCCATTCTCCTCCTCCTCAGCTCCTCCCAAAAGCTTCGGAAGCAGACGGCGACGATGACTCGTGGTGGCGTGACGGAGCCGCGAACAGACGCGATCACGTGATGAGGCACGTGTTTCTTGCGGCCAGTATCATCTGTGGCGTCTCCGGTGTTGCGCTGCTTGTGGTTTTCACTTTGGTTTACTTCTTTAGGTATCGCAAAAAAAATCCATCGAACTTACCGTGTAACGATTTAAAGTAG